From the genome of Populus trichocarpa isolate Nisqually-1 chromosome 15, P.trichocarpa_v4.1, whole genome shotgun sequence, one region includes:
- the LOC18105533 gene encoding uncharacterized protein LOC18105533: protein MIEKTNDVIRERSCMSTIPDNGSIFLIHENDSLIPENTEPEGGRIRRYSTGDITIPYTRVNILSRYLASSTGSCNDYCKYGTKHDSEMKTRNPILKSIKEKQGMNMKKTVILAERQGAFPSPGSKRHNSSVPIVTGRKVSSSTKKEIVLSKRLLLPLKVRSGAGEKKLVAPPALSSSVKKVLMRPIVSVFFEHYVKGVSQLKGQNEVVKAEYKQPGCQDVSKKSLPISELDTDENKAMKLSQIGTLTAGLSAPPAKKIMRHTKKGIHSTHLPPSSEKKCVRHIKDGTARTSRTPISSLASSKSSHSSACNECYVTDLKNTAANKLPSKTRPRKDAVVYTTGKDSAARKVNFRSGMVVELQPENRTSRRLIFRRRSLGEGQIGETGTSKDNLKSKKVCENEANSAKMESEKVVLEHQDMQEKKNVQSLLNNMIEETAVKLVESRKSKVKALIGAFETVISLQDSKTSSTVGA, encoded by the coding sequence ATgattgaaaaaactaatgatgTGATCAGAGAGAGGAGTTGTATGTCAACGATCCCAGATAATGGTTCTATCTTTCTGATTCATGAAAATGATTCTCTGATCCCAGAGAATACCGAGCCTGAAGGTGGCCGTATAAGAAGGTACTCCACTGGGGATATAACTATCCCCTACACTAGAGTAAATATTCTTTCACGATATCTCGCATCGTCAACTGGTTCCTGCAATGATTATTGCAAATATGGAACAAAACATGATTCAGAAATGAAGACAAGGAATCCCATATTAAAGAGCATCAAAGAAAAGCAAGGCATGAATATGAAGAAGACTGTAATTTTAGCAGAAAGACAGGGAGCATTTCCATCTCCTGGCTCAAAAAGACACAACTCCAGCGTTCCTATTGTGACTGGGCGAAAAGTTTCATCATCAACCAAGAAAGAAATTGTACTTTCAAAACGGCTTTTATTACCTCTCAAGGTAAGATCAGGTGCTGGTGAGAAGAAGTTGGTGGCACCACCAGCTCTTTCTTCATCAGTCAAGAAAGTCCTGATGCGACCAATTGTTTCTGTGTTTTTCGAACATTATGTTAAAGGAGTTTCTCAACTGAAGGGTCAAAATGAAGTTGTAAAGGCTGAATACAAGCAACCTGGCTGTCAGGATGTTTCAAAGAAGAGTTTGCCTATCAGTGAATTAGATACTGATGAGAACAAAGCTATGAAACTTTCTCAAATTGGAACTCTCACAGCTGGATTGTCTGCACCTCCTGCTAAGAAGATCATGAGGCACACTAAGAAAGGAATTCATTCCACTCATCTGCCTCCATCCTCTGAGAAGAAGTGCGTTAGACATATTAAAGATGGAACAGCTCGCACTAGTCGAACACCCATATCTTCTTTGGCATCATCCAAGTCTTCCCATAGCAGTGCCTGCAATGAATGCTATGTAACTGATCTTAAGAACACTGCTGCAAACAAACTACCATCTAAGACTAGGCCTAGGAAGGATGCAGTAGTTTACACTACAGGTAAAGATTCCGCAGCCAGAAAGGTAAATTTTAGGTCAGGAATGGTGGTTGAACTTCAGCCTGAAAATAGAACTTCAAGGAGACTCATATTTAGGCGAAGATCCCTTGGCGAAGGCCAAATTGGTGAAACTGGTACCAGCAAAGACAACCTCAAGAGCAAAAAAGTTTGTGAAAATGAAGCTAATAGCGCAAAAATGGAATCGGAGAAAGTTGTTTTAGAACACCAAGAtatgcaagaaaagaaaaatgtgcAGAGTTTGTTAAATAACATGATCGAGGAGACTGCAGTTAAGCTTGTCGAGAGCAGGAAGAGTAAGGTGAAAGCTCTGATTGGTGCTTTCGAAACTGTGATCTCTCTTCAGGATTCCAAAACCTCGTCAACAGTTGGTGCTTAA
- the LOC7453856 gene encoding DENN domain and WD repeat-containing protein SCD1 isoform X4, which produces MVSNVPLPTPGKDRVLFAIENCLLSVEAPPKDGLPHVEISFQPLVQCLDVDNLLKLFTAVLLERRILLRSNKYSLLTLASEAICHLIYPLRWQHVYIPLLFFSGVDYIDAPTPYMMGLHSAVDTSYLAMDGVVVVDLEYNRICTSEEIPPIPEPELSTLRGEILKLLYPNVMGIDQMKAGLVSSSEQYFKGCNKPWGEDHDLQLRLIFLKFFASILGGYRNFIENTATHAFNTQAFLRKRSRSTNQPPDAMITQFLDSHGFLDYLERVIDSDENNYNLLDKLQDAIGRGQNPISVLPSSWVEPEIITISDPDVGILGSGAKFTYDRFPANIRSEEHEEKRKQILAAASGAFDYIKHTPSSPSVQVGKDSLSPMERAAERERMVLDIKVKLQGLWLRLLKLRATDDPLSSFEYGTILALIESDAEGIGGSGFVECIREHIHSGWHCQLTDEQFIAVKELLKTAISRATSRNDVSTIRDALEVSAEMYKRDANNVSDYVQRHLISLSIWEELRFWEGYFEYLMEHPSSKSANYSALVTTQLILVALHMAGLGLLDTDAWHMIETIAEKNNIGYKQFIKLRGFLSHIQQVRISYWGISSVKAQSMRSPGLSSPRPKDSMDENEQPAEASVIGRSWVQSMFSRDPSRANSFGRVRKGASDGTSVNENGTPRKQDSSAAGQKKLQTNVRILRGHSGAVTALHCVTRREVWDLVGDREDAGFFISGSTDCMVKIWDPSIRGSELRATLKGHTRTVRAISSDRGKVVSGSDDQSVIVWDKQTSQLLEELKGHDAQVSCVRMLSGERVLTAAHDGTVKMWDVRTDTCVATVGRCSSAVLCMEYDDSTGILAAAGRDAVANIWDIRAGRQMHKLLGHTKWIRSIRMVGDTLITGSDDWTARVWSVSRGTCDAVLACHAGPILCVEYSMSDRGIITGSTDGLLRFWENEEEGIRCVKNVTIHTAPILSINAGEHWLGIGAADNSMSLFHQPQERLGGFSSTGSKMSGWQLYRTPQRTVAMVRCVASDLERKRICSGGRNGVLRLWEATINI; this is translated from the exons CCAATGTACCTTTGCCTACTCCTGGAAAGGATCGGGTCTTGTTTGCCATTGAGAATTGCCTGCTTTCTGTGGAGGCTCCACCCAAAGATGGACTCCCCCATGTTGAG ATATCATTTCAGCCATTGGTACAGTGTTTGGATGTGGACAACTTGCTCAAACTTTTTACTGCCGTGTTGCTTGAAAGGAGGATTTTACTTCGTTCCAACAA GTATTCACTTTTAACCCTAGCATCAGAGGCCATATGTCATTTGATTTATCCCCTTAGGTGGCAG CATGTCTACATTCCATTACTATTTTTCAGTGGAGTTGACTATATTGATGCTCCTACACCTTATATGATGGGTCTCCATTCAGCTGTTGATACATCTTACCTTGCAATGGATGGT GTAGTGGTTGTGGACCTTGAGTATAACCGAATTTGTACCTCAGAGGAAATACCCCCTATTCCAGAGCCAGAATTAAGTACCTTGCGGGGTGAGATACTGAAGCTATTGTACCCCAATGTCATGGGAATAGATCAAATGAAAGCTGGTCTGGTTAGCTCATCTGAGCAATATTTTAAAGGCTGCAACAAGCCTTGGGGAGAAGATCATGACCTTCAACTTAG GTTAATATTCCTAAAGTTCTTTGCATCCATTTTAGGTGGATACCGGAATTTCATT GAAAACACTGCAACTCATGCCTTCAACACTCAAGCATTTTTGAGGAAGCGCTCTCGGTCAACCAACCAACCACCAGATGCCATG ATAACACAGTTCTTAGACTCCCATGGTTTCTTGGATTATTTGGAGAGAGTTATTGATTCTgatgaaaacaattataatctTCTTGACAAGTTACAAGACGCAATTGGAAGGGGTCAGAATCCCATTTCAGTTCTCCCCTCTTCGTGGGTAGAGCCTGAAATTATAACCATATCAGATCCAGATGTTGGAATATTGG GATCAGGCGCTAAATTTACTTATGATAGGTTTCCCGCAAACATCAGGTCAGAAGAACATGAGGAGAAGAGGAAGCAAATTCTTGCAGCAGCAAGTGGGGCTTTTGATTACATAAAGCATACTCCTAG TTCACCGTCTGTGCAAGTGGGCAAGGACTCTCTTAGTCCCATGGAGAGGGCT GCAGAAAGGGAGCGCATGGTTTTGGACATTAAAGTTAAGCTGcag GGTTTGTGGCTGCGTCTTCTTAAACTAAGAGCCACTGATGATCCACTTTCATCTTTTGAATATGGCACTATCCTTG CACTGATTGAGTCTGATGCGGAGGGGATTGGTGGTAGTGGATTTGTTGAATGTATAAGGGAGCATATACACTCA GGATGGCACTGTCAATTGACTGATGAGCAGTTTATTGCTGTGAAAGAACTG CTTAAAACAGCAATTAGTCGCGCAACCTCCAGGAATGATGTGTCAACCATTAGAGATGCCCTTGAAGTATCTGCTGAGATGTATAAAAGAGATGCTAATAATGTTTCTGACTATGTCCAGCGTCATCTTATTTCTCTGTCTATATGGGAGGAGCTACG gTTCTGGGAGGGGTACTTTGAGTATCTAATGGAGCATCCTTCAAGCAA gTCAGCCAATTATTCAGCTTTAGTAACAACACAACTAATTCTTGTGGCATTACACATG GCTGGATTGGGACTTCTTGATACTGATGCTTGGCACATGATTGAAACAATAGCAGAGAAGAATAATATTGGATACAAGCAGTTT ATAAAACTCAGAGGATTCTTGTCACACATCCAGCAAGTTCGTATCAGTTACTGGGGAATCTCTTCTGTAAAAGCCCAATCCATGCGATCTCCTGGATTGTCTTCCCCACGCCCAAAAGATTCTATGGATGAGAATGAGCAACCTGCAGAAGCTTCTGTTATTGGCAGGAGCTGGGTCCAAAGCATGTTTAGCAGAGATCCATCCAGAGCAAACTCTTTTGGTCGTGTTCGTAAAGGGGCTTCCGATGGTACTTCAG TAAATGAAAATGGAACCCCTAGAAAACAAGATTCATCTGCTGCTGGGCAGAAGAAACTTCAAACCAATGTTCGCATACTTAGAGGCCATAGTGGTGCCGTTACTGCCTTACATTGTGTTACCAGAAGAGAGGTCTGGGATCTAGTTGGTGACCGTGAAGATGCTGGTTTCTTTATCAGTGGAAGCACAGACTGCATG GTTAAAATCTGGGATCCTAGCATTCGTGGTTCCGAACTTCGTGCAACTCTGAAAGGGCATACCAG AACTGTTCGAGCTATAAGTTCTGATCGAGGAAAAGTGGTATCAGGATCTGATGATCAGTCTGTTATTGTATGGGATAAGCAAACATCCCAGCTTCTTGAAGAGCTGAAGGGCCATGATGCACAG GTTAGCTGTGTCCGTATGCTGTCTGGTGAACGTGTCCTGACTGCTGCACATGATGGAACTGTTAAGATGTGGGATGTCCGAACTGATACTTGTGTGGCAACGGTTGGCCGTTGCTCGAGTGCAGTCCTATGCATGGAGTATGATGATTCCACTGGAATCCTTGCTGCTGCTGGTAGAGATGC GGTTGCGAATATATGGGACATCCGTGCTGGTAGGCAGATGCACAAGCTTTTAGGGCACACAAAATGGATTCG GTCAATTAGAATGGTTGGAGACACACTGATTACTGGTAGTGATGATTGGACTGCAAGAGTGTGGTCCGTTTCACGAGGAACATGTGATGCTGTTCTAGCCTGCCATGCTGGTCCAATACTGTGTGTTGAGTATTCCATGTCAGACAGAGGAATAATAACAG gtTCAACTGATGGTCTTCTCCGATTTTGGGAAAATGAGGAAG AAGGCATAAGATGCGTGAAGAATGTTACTATTCATACCGCTCCTATATTATCCATCAATGCTGGGGAACACTGGCTGGGAATTGGAGCAGCTGACAATTCTATGTCCCTCTTTCACCAGCCTCAAGAGAGACTTGGTGGCTTCTCTAGCACGGGATCAAAAATGTCTGGGTGGCAACTTTACAGAACACCTCAAAGGACAGTTGCTATG GTTAGATGTGTGGCTTCTGACCTTGAAAGGAAAAGGATATGCAGCGGTGGTCGTAATGGAGTTCTTAGGTTATGGGAAGCGAccatcaatatttga